One Loxodonta africana isolate mLoxAfr1 chromosome 6, mLoxAfr1.hap2, whole genome shotgun sequence DNA window includes the following coding sequences:
- the CFLAR gene encoding CASP8 and FADD-like apoptosis regulator isoform X8, whose protein sequence is MVAGQLGIQKLLRDTFTSLGFEVQYFLHLHMENIIQILHQVACMPQHQNYDSFVCVLVSRGGSQSVFGVDQTHRGYSLDHIRRIFMGDLCPSLLGKPKLFFIQIYVVSEDQQEVSSLLEMDGAGVNSVDSKARQPGPCMVHREADFLWSLCRADVALLEQSSSSPSVYLQCLSQKLQQERKRPLLDLHIELHSKVYDWNSRVSAKEKYSVWLQHTLRKKLILSCK, encoded by the exons aGCTTCTTCGGGACACCTTCACATCCCTGGGCTTTGAAGTCCAGTACTTCTTGCATCTCCATATGGAGAATATAATTCAGATTCTTCACCAAGTTGCCTGTATGCCCCAACACCAAAATTATGACAGCTTCGTGTGTGTCCTGGTGAGCCGAGGAGGCTCCCAAAGCGTGTTTGGCGTGGATCAGACTCATCGAGGGTACTCTTTGGATCATATCAGGAGGATATTCATGGGAGACTTGTGCCCTTCTCTCTTAGGGAAACCAAAGCTCTTTTTTATTCAGATCTATGTGGTGTCAGAGGACCAGCAGGAGGTTAGCAGCCTTCTGGAGATGGATGGGGCAGGGGTGAACAGTGTGGATTCCAAAGCAAGGCAGCCTGGGCCCTGCATGGTCCACCGAGAAGCCGACTTCCTCTGGAGCCTGTGCAGAGCGGATGTGGCCCTGCTGGAGCAGTCCTCTAGCTCACCCTCAGTGTACCTGCAGTGCCTCTCCCAGAAACTGCAGCAAGAAAG AAAACGCCCACTCCTGGATCTTCACATTGAACTCCACAGCAAAGTCTATGATTGGAACAGTAGAGTTTCTGCTAAGGAGAAGTACTCCGTTTGGCTGCAGCACACACTGAGAAAGAAACTCATCCTTTCTTGCAAATGA